The genomic window TGCTCATATTGGTGACGTTATTGTTGCTGTGATCAAGGAAGCAGTACCAAATACACCTCTAGAAAGATCAGAAGTGATCAGAGCTGTAATTGTACGTACTCGTAAAGAACTCAAACGCGACAACGGGATGATAATACGATATGATGACAATGCTGCCGTTGTCATTGATCAAGAAGGAAATCCAAAAGGAACTCGAATTTTTGGTGCGATCGCTTGGAATTGAGACAGTTAAATTTCACTAAAATAGTTTCATTAGCTCCCGAGGTATTATAAGACGAGACCCAAGTATAGTTAGAGTATTTAGAGTATTTAAATGGCAtagattaattagtagattgtgTCTCACGTATATACCTTtactaagtaaaaaaaaaagaccaCGTTGGTTATATCAAAATTCGGGAGCAACAAAAATTTTAGTTTACCATGGGTGAGACACTATTGCTGACATAATAACCTCTATACGAAATGCTGATATGAATAGAAAGGAACGATTCAAATAGGATCTACTAACATCACTGAAAACATTGTTAAAATACTTTTACGAGGAAGGTTTTATCGATAACGTAAAGAAACATCAGGAACGCAACAAATATTTTTGGTTTTTAACCCTACGACATAGACGGAATGAAAAGGACCACATAGAACTATTTTAAATTTACGACGGATCAGTCGACCAGGTCTACGAATCTATTCTAACTATCAACAAATTCCTAGGATTTTAGGCGGGATGGGGATTGTAATTCTTTCTACTTCTCGAGGGTATAATGACAGACCGGGAGGCTCGACTAGAAGGAATCGGTGGAG from Gossypium arboreum isolate Shixiya-1 unplaced genomic scaffold, ASM2569848v2 Contig00200, whole genome shotgun sequence includes these protein-coding regions:
- the LOC128288311 gene encoding 50S ribosomal protein L14, chloroplastic-like produces the protein MIQPQTHLNVADNSGARELMCIRVIGASNRRYAHIGDVIVAVIKEAVPNTPLERSEVIRAVIVRTRKELKRDNGMIIRYDDNAAVVIDQEGNPKGTRIFGAIAWN